In one window of Desulfovibrio sp. UIB00 DNA:
- a CDS encoding PhzF family phenazine biosynthesis protein — translation MSSYPYKKIDAFTSHFSSGNPAACLYLEKGRPLADKDMLAVAKEHEGFVSEMVFCTPVEDAHYHLRYYSSECEVAFCGHGTIACMYDLIANDPKLLQKTEITITTSKGSLKVYNEISTSDAVFITAPDKVELPVMPHMDAVAQHLAISKSEIRNDLHVECIDAGLRTLIVPIASLETVLAMHPDEAALKQFCIESEVDIILVFSSEVACSPNIMRTRVFAPRFGYLEDPATGSGNSAFGYYMLKNSLWNGSAVSVEQNAERAAFNVVKLKEAAGKVLFGGSATTRIEGRYLL, via the coding sequence GTGAGCAGTTATCCGTATAAAAAGATAGATGCCTTTACCTCGCATTTTTCGTCTGGAAATCCGGCAGCATGTCTATACCTTGAAAAAGGGCGGCCCCTGGCGGATAAGGACATGCTGGCTGTGGCAAAGGAACATGAGGGCTTTGTATCAGAAATGGTATTTTGCACCCCGGTTGAAGATGCGCACTATCATTTGCGCTATTATTCTTCCGAGTGCGAGGTTGCGTTTTGCGGGCACGGCACCATTGCCTGCATGTACGATCTGATCGCCAACGACCCAAAGCTGCTGCAAAAAACGGAAATAACCATCACCACAAGCAAGGGCAGCCTGAAGGTTTATAACGAAATTTCCACCTCTGACGCGGTGTTTATTACAGCGCCAGACAAGGTTGAACTGCCTGTAATGCCACACATGGACGCAGTTGCGCAACATCTGGCTATTTCCAAATCAGAAATCAGAAATGATCTTCATGTGGAATGTATTGATGCTGGCTTGCGTACATTGATTGTGCCCATTGCCTCGCTGGAAACAGTCCTCGCCATGCACCCGGATGAAGCAGCGCTGAAGCAGTTTTGCATCGAAAGCGAAGTGGATATTATTCTTGTTTTCAGCTCAGAGGTTGCATGTAGCCCAAACATAATGCGCACAAGGGTTTTTGCGCCCCGCTTTGGCTATCTTGAAGACCCGGCGACAGGGTCGGGGAATTCGGCTTTTGGCTATTATATGCTTAAAAATTCCCTGTGGAACGGCAGCGCTGTTTCAGTCGAGCAAAATGCAGAAAGGGCGGCGTTCAACGTGGTCAAGCTGAAGGAAGCAGCGGGGAAAGTTCTGTTTGGCGGTAGTGCGACAACCAGAATTGAAGGCAGATATTTACTCTGA
- a CDS encoding 4Fe-4S binding protein — protein MNQSADSAQRAAQPTAPAYTPLTSKPPKCRATPTLLRRGIQGAFAIFLVWVGWNFYLYVQWATGKSQTFTPKPPSVEGFLPISELMAARRLFETGMWDVVHPAGLTLFLAIALMALLFRKGFCGYICPVGLASNLLGRLGERLGLNRNPPRKLELALQAIKYIPLVLLCYFSFFAMSVDEIDAFMGAPFNMVADSSMLFFFLRASTTTLIVVGVIVAASLVARNAWCRFLCPYGAFLGILALASPVAVRRNAATCTSCRRCQRACPSAIAVHEKRRVNSPECLGCTACIEACPQKDCLHLSAARSRVPLWTVAAGCLVLLFAAYLWAVSTGHWVSEIPPGMLRRFHMIQFGG, from the coding sequence ATGAACCAATCTGCCGATTCCGCGCAAAGGGCTGCACAGCCCACAGCACCAGCGTATACCCCCCTCACAAGCAAGCCTCCGAAATGCCGCGCTACTCCCACACTGCTGCGGCGCGGCATACAGGGCGCATTCGCCATTTTTCTTGTTTGGGTGGGCTGGAATTTTTACCTCTACGTGCAGTGGGCCACGGGAAAAAGCCAGACGTTCACGCCCAAACCACCCTCGGTGGAGGGCTTTTTGCCCATCAGTGAACTCATGGCCGCGCGCCGCCTGTTTGAAACCGGCATGTGGGACGTTGTGCACCCTGCCGGGCTGACGCTCTTTTTGGCAATCGCCCTCATGGCTCTGCTGTTCCGCAAAGGATTTTGCGGCTATATCTGCCCTGTGGGCCTTGCCTCCAACCTGTTGGGCCGCCTTGGCGAGCGCCTGGGCCTGAACCGCAACCCGCCACGCAAGCTGGAGCTGGCGCTCCAGGCCATCAAGTATATTCCACTGGTATTGCTGTGTTATTTCAGTTTTTTTGCCATGAGCGTGGACGAAATTGATGCCTTCATGGGCGCGCCATTCAATATGGTTGCAGATTCAAGCATGCTGTTTTTCTTTTTGCGGGCTTCAACCACCACCTTGATTGTAGTTGGCGTCATTGTGGCGGCCTCGCTGGTGGCGCGCAATGCGTGGTGTCGTTTCCTCTGCCCTTACGGGGCGTTTCTGGGCATTCTAGCTCTGGCAAGCCCTGTGGCGGTGCGCCGCAACGCGGCTACCTGTACGAGCTGCCGCCGCTGCCAGCGCGCCTGCCCTTCAGCCATCGCCGTACACGAAAAGAGGCGCGTCAATTCGCCGGAATGCCTTGGCTGCACTGCCTGTATTGAAGCCTGCCCGCAAAAAGACTGCCTCCACCTTTCTGCGGCCCGCAGCCGCGTACCCTTATGGACGGTTGCCGCTGGCTGCCTTGTGCTGCTTTTTGCCGCCTACCTATGGGCCGTGAGCACCGGTCACTGGGTTTCAGAAATTCCCCCGGGCATGCTGCGGCGCTTCCACATGATCCAGTTTGGCGGATAG
- a CDS encoding thioredoxin family protein, producing the protein MEIKVFGPGCARCVEAENVVRQAAEQAGGEISVIKVSDFREIMAARIISTPAVMVNDQIKCTGRVPTVDEVASWIAEASA; encoded by the coding sequence ATGGAAATCAAGGTATTCGGCCCCGGCTGCGCGCGTTGCGTAGAGGCGGAAAACGTGGTGCGTCAGGCTGCGGAACAGGCTGGCGGTGAAATTTCGGTGATCAAGGTATCTGATTTCAGAGAAATCATGGCGGCGCGCATCATTTCCACTCCGGCGGTGATGGTCAACGACCAGATTAAATGCACGGGTAGGGTTCCTACAGTGGATGAGGTCGCTAGCTGGATTGCGGAGGCCAGCGCTTAA
- a CDS encoding methionine ABC transporter permease has translation MIENMSGLAAYYPLWERFLDKLPEIITATWETLDMVLLSTLFSLISGFLLAILMIVTNPIGLKPNRSVYQAVDFVVNLLRSFPFIILLIALIPFTRFVVGTSIGSAAAIVPLTIAAAPFVARLIETCFLEVDRGVIEAARSFGASNTQIIFRVLIPEALPSIVLNVAVIAITLLGYSAMAGTVGGGGLGDLAVKYGYNRFQVDIMVYSVIILCLLVLLIQGVCNFLYKILR, from the coding sequence ATGATTGAGAACATGAGCGGCCTTGCGGCCTACTACCCGCTGTGGGAGCGGTTTCTGGACAAGCTGCCGGAAATTATTACGGCAACGTGGGAAACGCTGGACATGGTGCTGCTCTCCACGCTGTTTTCGCTCATTTCGGGCTTTTTGCTGGCTATCCTCATGATCGTGACCAATCCCATCGGCCTCAAGCCCAACCGTTCAGTCTATCAGGCCGTGGATTTTGTGGTCAACCTGCTGCGTTCGTTCCCCTTTATCATTCTGCTCATTGCGCTCATTCCCTTTACCCGTTTTGTGGTGGGCACCTCCATTGGCAGCGCGGCGGCCATAGTGCCGCTGACCATCGCAGCCGCCCCCTTTGTGGCGCGGCTTATCGAAACCTGCTTTCTTGAGGTGGACAGGGGCGTTATTGAGGCTGCACGGTCTTTTGGGGCCAGCAACACGCAGATCATCTTTCGCGTGCTGATTCCTGAAGCCTTACCTTCCATTGTGCTGAACGTGGCTGTTATCGCCATTACGCTGCTGGGGTATTCGGCCATGGCCGGAACCGTTGGCGGCGGCGGGTTGGGCGATCTGGCCGTCAAATACGGCTACAACCGCTTTCAGGTCGATATCATGGTGTATTCGGTCATTATTCTCTGCCTTCTCGTGCTGCTCATTCAGGGCGTCTGCAATTTTCTGTACAAGATTTTGCGGTAG
- a CDS encoding helix-turn-helix domain-containing protein: MESKTAANIFEALSSEVRLDLFRLLVKNAPQGLVAGEIARQLDIPSTNLSFHLKAVVHSGLVTVEKEGRFMRYKASIPLMLEVIAYLTSECCSANPGECQRFRAASGVAPGILPKL; encoded by the coding sequence ATGGAAAGCAAAACTGCCGCCAACATCTTTGAAGCCCTGTCGTCCGAGGTACGCCTCGATCTGTTCAGGCTGCTGGTCAAAAATGCTCCGCAGGGGCTGGTGGCTGGAGAAATTGCCCGTCAGCTGGATATCCCCTCCACCAACCTATCTTTTCATCTCAAGGCCGTTGTGCACAGCGGGCTGGTGACGGTTGAAAAGGAAGGACGGTTTATGCGCTACAAGGCCAGCATCCCCCTGATGCTTGAGGTGATCGCCTACCTCACGTCAGAATGCTGCTCCGCCAACCCCGGTGAATGCCAGAGGTTCCGGGCAGCAAGCGGCGTTGCACCAGGTATCTTGCCGAAGTTATAG
- a CDS encoding YgdI/YgdR family lipoprotein yields the protein MRKIALILALMMSTSMLTACGSKYIAVTKDYTIYIGTKKPVINPENDSVSFEDDTGKTHTIPREDLKQVRPLP from the coding sequence ATGAGAAAAATCGCCCTGATCCTTGCCCTGATGATGAGCACCAGTATGCTCACCGCCTGTGGCTCCAAGTACATTGCCGTTACGAAGGATTACACTATCTACATCGGCACCAAGAAGCCCGTTATCAATCCTGAAAACGATTCCGTGAGCTTTGAGGACGACACAGGCAAAACCCACACCATCCCCCGCGAAGACTTGAAGCAGGTTCGTCCCCTGCCCTAG
- a CDS encoding EutP/PduV family microcompartment system protein yields the protein MRRIMLMGERGVGRRTVARLMGCTVPDLRRTMAVEYAGEFVFPPPEFLENRRFYCALITLATECAAILFVQDATRPTSAFPPGFARIFNRTIVGVISKTDMDAANTERARRFLQSAGTAQIVALSSVTLAGVDELRAALPLKA from the coding sequence GTGCGCCGTATTATGCTTATGGGCGAACGGGGGGTGGGCAGGCGCACCGTTGCCCGCCTGATGGGCTGCACCGTGCCGGATCTGCGGCGTACCATGGCCGTGGAATACGCCGGAGAATTTGTTTTTCCCCCGCCGGAATTTCTTGAAAACCGCCGTTTTTACTGCGCCCTCATCACCCTGGCCACGGAATGCGCGGCCATTCTTTTTGTGCAGGACGCCACCCGCCCAACCTCCGCCTTTCCGCCGGGTTTTGCCCGCATATTCAATCGCACCATCGTTGGCGTCATCAGCAAGACAGACATGGACGCAGCCAACACGGAACGTGCCCGACGCTTTCTGCAGAGCGCTGGGACAGCGCAAATCGTTGCGCTGAGCTCCGTCACCCTCGCTGGCGTGGACGAACTGCGCGCCGCTCTGCCCCTTAAAGCCTGA
- a CDS encoding methyl-accepting chemotaxis protein, translating to MTDEIRSSAHMETGLIYMGIEKPMIVGDNKGTADEFGKIKSKFGHIAAYMTSYTGNITYSTDDTTLRKDFAAVETDKELAGLHMRGLKQPIEEAVFIDQNGKKLLGSVFSIANQRRCHHCHGESEPILGQLVMKLDVTNAWTAMENQLLRTSIMGALGLLALIVFTVLAIRHFLIRRISRLVANAGQVAAGNLAVEFDQQGKDELATLSTDIGKMVAQLKDKLGFSEGVLNGIAAPCLIIGADKKILWLNQHLCDLLEKTAKPQSFLGLTSGKFLWNDENRETTAVRAVLHRKKFVAERELPTEKGNLRHVTVTATPFFDMDNTLMGSVTFWNDITEIRKNQRQIEKNGAMVARVAENAGEIATHLAHISDQLLERIGHTSEGTANQQNRIRETATAIEAMNASIVDVARNAGDASGNADQARQRAQSGQKITDQSIEAIADVRKHTTTMSTGLHDLGSKAQDVGKILGIISDIADQTNLLALNAAIEAARAGDAGRGFAVVADEVRKLAEKTMQATMEVSSAVKGIQDSAHSNIALMDETDASVQQGVELVTQAGEALQEIVTQVMQTADMIGIIATTAEKQSAASEEINGNIGTVDSIALDISNAMTELGVTAREVAQLAADLRETIASMSNGNGNGHSGS from the coding sequence ATGACTGATGAAATCCGCTCCAGCGCGCACATGGAAACAGGGCTGATCTACATGGGCATTGAAAAGCCCATGATCGTGGGCGACAACAAGGGAACAGCAGACGAATTCGGCAAGATCAAAAGCAAATTCGGGCATATTGCCGCCTATATGACTTCATACACGGGCAATATCACCTACAGCACGGACGACACCACCCTGCGCAAGGATTTTGCAGCGGTAGAAACGGACAAGGAGCTGGCGGGCCTGCATATGCGCGGCCTCAAGCAGCCCATCGAGGAAGCCGTTTTTATTGACCAGAACGGGAAAAAACTTCTGGGCAGCGTTTTTTCCATTGCCAACCAGCGCAGGTGCCATCACTGTCACGGCGAATCAGAACCAATCCTTGGCCAGCTAGTGATGAAACTTGACGTCACCAATGCCTGGACCGCTATGGAAAACCAGTTGCTGCGCACGTCCATCATGGGGGCTTTGGGTCTGCTGGCCCTCATTGTCTTTACGGTGCTGGCAATCCGCCATTTTCTCATTCGCCGGATTTCGCGGCTTGTTGCCAATGCCGGACAGGTGGCAGCAGGCAACCTTGCCGTGGAATTTGACCAGCAGGGCAAGGACGAACTTGCCACGCTCTCCACCGACATTGGCAAAATGGTGGCGCAGCTCAAAGACAAGCTTGGCTTTTCAGAAGGCGTGCTCAACGGTATTGCCGCCCCCTGCCTGATCATTGGCGCGGATAAAAAAATTCTCTGGCTTAACCAGCATCTGTGCGATCTGCTGGAAAAAACCGCAAAGCCGCAGAGTTTTCTCGGTCTGACATCTGGCAAATTTCTGTGGAATGACGAAAACCGCGAAACCACCGCCGTACGCGCCGTTTTGCACCGCAAAAAATTTGTGGCCGAGAGGGAGCTCCCAACGGAAAAAGGCAATCTGCGCCACGTCACTGTTACTGCCACGCCTTTTTTTGACATGGATAATACCCTCATGGGTTCGGTAACATTCTGGAACGACATTACCGAGATCAGAAAAAATCAGCGCCAGATTGAAAAGAACGGCGCGATGGTTGCCAGAGTCGCGGAAAACGCTGGCGAAATTGCCACCCACCTTGCCCATATATCCGACCAGTTGCTGGAACGCATCGGCCATACCAGCGAAGGCACGGCCAACCAGCAAAACAGAATACGTGAAACCGCCACCGCCATCGAAGCCATGAACGCCTCCATAGTTGATGTGGCGCGTAACGCTGGCGATGCCTCCGGCAATGCAGATCAGGCCCGGCAGCGCGCCCAGAGCGGTCAGAAGATCACCGACCAGTCCATTGAGGCCATAGCCGATGTGCGCAAACACACCACGACCATGAGCACCGGCCTGCACGATCTTGGCAGCAAGGCGCAGGACGTGGGCAAAATCCTTGGCATCATCAGCGATATTGCAGACCAGACAAACCTGCTGGCCCTTAACGCCGCCATTGAGGCCGCCCGCGCTGGTGATGCCGGGCGCGGATTTGCCGTGGTTGCCGATGAAGTGCGTAAACTGGCGGAAAAAACCATGCAGGCCACCATGGAAGTTTCCTCCGCCGTCAAAGGCATTCAGGACAGCGCTCACAGCAATATTGCGCTGATGGATGAAACAGACGCCAGCGTACAGCAGGGTGTGGAGCTTGTGACGCAGGCCGGGGAAGCCTTGCAGGAAATTGTCACCCAGGTCATGCAGACCGCCGACATGATCGGCATAATCGCCACCACGGCTGAAAAGCAGTCTGCCGCTTCTGAAGAAATCAACGGCAACATTGGCACGGTTGATTCCATCGCGCTGGATATTTCCAACGCCATGACGGAGCTTGGCGTTACCGCCCGTGAGGTGGCCCAGTTGGCCGCCGACCTGCGCGAAACCATTGCCTCCATGAGCAACGGAAACGGCAACGGACACAGCGGTTCCTAG
- a CDS encoding BMC domain-containing protein produces MEEAKQRVIQEYVPGRQITLAHLIASPQRDIPLKLGLDESATDAIGILTITPSEGVIIAADIATKAADVQIGFLDRFGGSLLLTGDVASVEAGLREVLRYFGDVLHYALTDCTRS; encoded by the coding sequence ATGGAAGAAGCGAAACAGCGCGTCATACAGGAGTATGTGCCCGGCAGGCAGATCACTCTGGCGCACCTCATCGCCAGCCCCCAGCGCGACATTCCCCTCAAGCTCGGCCTTGACGAAAGCGCAACGGACGCAATCGGCATACTCACCATCACGCCCAGCGAAGGCGTGATCATTGCCGCAGATATAGCCACCAAGGCCGCCGATGTGCAGATCGGCTTTCTGGACAGGTTTGGCGGCTCCCTGCTGCTCACCGGCGATGTGGCCAGCGTGGAAGCCGGGCTGCGTGAAGTGCTGCGCTATTTTGGCGATGTGCTCCACTACGCCCTGACCGATTGCACCCGGTCATAG
- a CDS encoding permease — translation MQAPQKPVAGGWNLKYTAVITVLAALWWLTYSVIQPAAHWLTVGLIGFAPGSPIAESVEFFFYDTAKILLLLAALIYAIAWARAGLNVERVRDYLSGKAKGVGYFLGSAFGAVTPFCSCSSIPLFLGFTTASIPMGITMSFLITSPLINELAVVLLWGLLGWKITVAYVAVGMIAGIIGGCLMDAIKAERWLHPFILEAMANMPAQAEGASGTDATPACSPQITLRHRHDFAWSETSTIFRRVWKWVIIGVGLGAALHGFVPENWFAEHLGAGEWWSVPLSVLLGIPLYSSVTGIIPVMESLLTKGLPIGTTLAFCMSTVVVSLPEMLMLRQVMTGKLLAVFVGYLLLMFTLVGWLFNLTGSFLA, via the coding sequence TTGCAGGCCCCCCAAAAGCCAGTGGCTGGTGGCTGGAACCTCAAATATACTGCGGTCATTACTGTCCTCGCTGCACTGTGGTGGCTGACCTATTCCGTCATCCAGCCTGCGGCGCACTGGCTGACTGTGGGCCTCATAGGCTTTGCCCCTGGTTCGCCCATTGCGGAATCCGTGGAGTTTTTCTTCTATGACACGGCAAAAATCCTGCTCCTGCTGGCAGCGCTTATCTACGCCATTGCCTGGGCGCGGGCGGGACTTAACGTGGAGAGGGTGCGCGACTACCTGAGCGGCAAGGCAAAGGGGGTAGGCTATTTTCTCGGCTCCGCCTTTGGCGCGGTTACGCCATTTTGCTCCTGCTCAAGCATACCGCTGTTTCTTGGCTTCACCACGGCCAGCATCCCCATGGGCATTACCATGTCATTTCTCATCACCTCGCCGCTTATCAACGAGCTGGCCGTGGTTTTGCTGTGGGGGCTGCTGGGCTGGAAGATCACCGTAGCCTACGTGGCTGTGGGCATGATTGCAGGCATCATTGGCGGCTGCCTCATGGATGCCATCAAGGCCGAGCGCTGGCTGCACCCTTTTATTCTTGAGGCCATGGCCAACATGCCCGCGCAGGCAGAAGGGGCCAGCGGGACGGATGCCACCCCGGCCTGCTCCCCGCAGATCACTCTGCGCCATCGGCACGATTTTGCATGGTCGGAGACCTCCACCATCTTTCGGCGCGTGTGGAAGTGGGTGATTATCGGCGTTGGCCTTGGCGCGGCCCTGCATGGCTTTGTACCGGAAAACTGGTTTGCCGAGCATCTTGGCGCCGGGGAGTGGTGGTCTGTGCCGCTTTCCGTCCTGCTGGGCATCCCTCTGTATTCCAGCGTGACGGGCATCATCCCGGTTATGGAAAGCCTGTTGACCAAGGGCTTGCCCATCGGCACCACTCTGGCCTTCTGCATGAGCACGGTTGTGGTCAGCCTGCCGGAAATGCTCATGCTGCGGCAGGTCATGACAGGCAAACTGCTGGCTGTTTTTGTGGGTTATCTTTTGCTTATGTTCACTCTGGTGGGCTGGTTGTTCAATCTGACCGGATCATTTCTGGCGTAA
- a CDS encoding acyltransferase, whose translation MHYPHIALLKTKCLFLVVVMHCVMFYATPFPFWKLYADTPQPWADLFTAISGSTLIQCFMFASGFLFAASWDAGKRTPLQHALHRGRRLLLPWFGVGMLWVAPLYTLFSIPAFGHPADATLLETWKSVSLGLFTDHLWFLLVLFWITLFWIIALRVLQKLGRDTALTGGMVALVAALCLQNYGGWLKWYCLWEAPSFILCYYMGIVAFRNHEALNALCRARPLALGLGLTALIVLLWPYAGAPVSGWIVSLLCALLVYHMFLLTAGLYPLLQSFAPFAWFERNGFRFYLFHLPTPLLVFMWLYKPLQLPPVAFVLLNIAITLTVTTVIVIASRKLEEKLGIRL comes from the coding sequence ATGCACTATCCCCACATTGCCCTGCTTAAAACCAAGTGCCTTTTTCTGGTTGTGGTCATGCACTGCGTCATGTTTTACGCCACGCCCTTTCCGTTCTGGAAGCTCTATGCGGATACCCCGCAGCCCTGGGCAGATTTGTTCACGGCCATCTCCGGCTCTACCCTTATCCAGTGTTTCATGTTTGCCTCGGGCTTTCTGTTTGCCGCCTCGTGGGATGCCGGCAAGCGCACCCCCCTGCAACACGCGCTGCACAGGGGGCGCAGGCTCCTGCTGCCCTGGTTTGGCGTGGGCATGCTCTGGGTAGCCCCGCTCTACACGCTCTTTTCCATCCCCGCGTTTGGGCATCCGGCGGACGCAACACTGCTTGAAACCTGGAAATCCGTTTCGCTCGGCCTGTTTACAGACCACCTGTGGTTTTTACTGGTGCTGTTCTGGATCACCCTGTTCTGGATTATCGCCCTGAGGGTGCTGCAAAAGCTGGGGCGCGACACGGCACTTACCGGCGGCATGGTGGCCCTGGTGGCCGCACTGTGCCTGCAGAACTATGGCGGCTGGCTCAAGTGGTATTGCCTGTGGGAAGCGCCTTCGTTCATTCTTTGTTACTACATGGGCATTGTGGCTTTCAGAAATCACGAGGCCCTTAATGCCCTGTGCCGCGCCCGCCCGCTGGCCCTGGGGCTTGGGCTCACGGCGCTGATCGTTCTGCTGTGGCCCTATGCGGGCGCGCCGGTGAGCGGCTGGATCGTGTCCCTGCTCTGCGCCCTGCTGGTGTACCATATGTTTTTGCTCACAGCAGGGCTGTACCCTCTGTTGCAGTCTTTTGCTCCCTTTGCCTGGTTTGAGCGCAACGGCTTTCGCTTTTATCTTTTTCATCTGCCAACGCCCCTGCTGGTCTTCATGTGGCTTTACAAGCCCTTGCAGCTGCCACCTGTTGCCTTTGTGCTGCTGAACATTGCCATTACCCTGACCGTAACAACGGTCATTGTTATTGCCAGCCGCAAGCTGGAAGAAAAGCTGGGCATAAGACTGTAG
- a CDS encoding methionine ABC transporter ATP-binding protein, with amino-acid sequence MIQVTNLGKLYGSHLVLQEINMHVHEGEIFGIVGHSGAGKSTLLRCLNGLEPYQMGSVKVMGVEVASLEGTALRMLQSKMGMIFQNFNLMSRKNVFDNVAFPLSLWGVAKREERVMDLLELVGLADRAKQRVQSLSGGQKQRVGIARALALNPRVLLCDEATSALDPKTTSSILDLLEDINKRLNLTIIMVTHQMEVVKRLCHSLLMLDGGKTVAMGKTENLFLSPTKEMQAMVEDEYTLIPGGTNIRLMFPREISQQSVITQMARTLGIDFSIVGGKLERYLDDVFGFLIINVQDKDLDAVLQYLKTQNLFWEILAYSENAGEQA; translated from the coding sequence ATGATTCAGGTAACCAATCTTGGCAAGCTCTACGGAAGTCACCTTGTGCTGCAAGAGATCAATATGCACGTGCACGAGGGGGAGATTTTCGGCATAGTGGGGCATTCCGGCGCGGGCAAGTCCACCTTGTTGCGCTGCCTTAACGGCCTGGAACCCTACCAGATGGGCAGTGTCAAAGTCATGGGCGTTGAAGTTGCCTCCCTTGAAGGCACGGCCCTACGTATGCTGCAAAGCAAAATGGGCATGATTTTTCAGAATTTCAATCTCATGTCCCGCAAAAACGTGTTCGACAACGTGGCCTTTCCGCTTTCGCTGTGGGGCGTTGCCAAGCGCGAAGAGCGCGTCATGGATCTGCTAGAGCTTGTGGGCCTTGCCGACAGGGCCAAGCAGCGAGTGCAGAGCCTGAGCGGCGGGCAAAAGCAGCGCGTGGGCATTGCCCGTGCCCTGGCGCTCAACCCGCGTGTGCTGCTGTGCGACGAGGCCACCTCCGCCCTTGACCCCAAAACCACCTCGTCCATTCTGGATCTGCTGGAAGACATCAACAAGCGGCTCAACCTCACCATCATCATGGTCACGCACCAGATGGAAGTGGTCAAACGCCTCTGCCACAGCCTGCTCATGCTGGATGGCGGCAAAACTGTGGCCATGGGCAAGACGGAAAATCTCTTTCTGTCCCCCACCAAGGAGATGCAGGCCATGGTGGAGGACGAATATACGCTTATTCCCGGCGGCACCAACATCCGCCTCATGTTTCCGCGCGAAATTTCGCAGCAGAGCGTCATCACGCAGATGGCGCGTACGCTGGGCATTGATTTTTCCATCGTTGGCGGCAAGCTTGAACGCTACCTCGACGATGTTTTCGGCTTTCTTATCATCAACGTGCAGGATAAAGACCTGGACGCAGTGCTGCAGTATCTGAAAACGCAGAACCTGTTCTGGGAGATTCTGGCCTATTCTGAAAACGCGGGTGAACAAGCATGA
- a CDS encoding cytochrome c family protein yields the protein MKHSKKAHSWNSVAIMKPKLKEHELQKCYECHTTGYNKGGFKSIETTPELADVGCETCHGPGSEHAENQDPQSISRKPAVEICTACHNSERIQDFKFKPLIFSGAH from the coding sequence ATCAAGCATTCTAAAAAAGCCCATTCATGGAATTCTGTAGCCATCATGAAGCCCAAACTCAAGGAGCACGAGCTTCAAAAATGCTACGAATGCCACACCACAGGCTACAACAAGGGCGGATTCAAAAGCATAGAAACAACGCCCGAGCTGGCCGATGTTGGTTGCGAGACCTGCCACGGCCCAGGCAGCGAACACGCGGAAAATCAGGACCCTCAATCCATCAGCAGAAAGCCCGCCGTGGAAATCTGCACGGCATGCCATAATTCCGAGCGGATTCAGGATTTCAAATTCAAGCCACTGATCTTTTCCGGCGCGCACTAG
- a CDS encoding MetQ/NlpA family ABC transporter substrate-binding protein: MKRLLLSLAMVLALAAPSFAAEDIVVGVTPFPHKDIMLAAKPLLAKEGYNLVIKEFTDYVQPNMALASKQLFANFFQHEPYLDNMNKEKKLDLVSIGKVHIEPLGVYSKKIKKLADLKKGNSVSVPNDPTNEARALRLLEANGVITIKPGALVTVADITKNPLGLKFHELDAAQLPRTLDDVTASVINTNFAGEAGLVPSRDALVMEGSESPYANIIVVRNEDKDSPKAKALMKAVQSPEVKEYIQKNLVERGIVPVF, translated from the coding sequence ATGAAACGTCTGCTTTTGTCTCTGGCCATGGTTCTGGCGCTGGCCGCCCCTTCGTTCGCCGCTGAAGACATTGTTGTCGGCGTGACCCCCTTCCCGCATAAGGATATTATGCTGGCGGCCAAGCCCCTTCTTGCAAAGGAAGGCTACAATCTGGTCATCAAGGAATTTACCGACTACGTGCAGCCGAACATGGCGCTGGCCAGCAAGCAGCTCTTTGCCAACTTCTTCCAGCACGAACCCTACCTTGACAACATGAACAAGGAAAAGAAGCTTGACCTTGTTTCCATCGGCAAGGTGCATATTGAACCTCTGGGCGTGTATTCCAAGAAGATCAAAAAGCTTGCCGATCTCAAGAAGGGCAACAGCGTCTCCGTGCCCAACGACCCCACCAACGAAGCCCGCGCCCTGCGCCTGCTCGAAGCCAACGGCGTGATCACCATCAAGCCCGGCGCGCTCGTTACCGTGGCCGACATCACCAAGAATCCCCTTGGCCTCAAGTTCCACGAGCTTGACGCAGCCCAGCTGCCCCGCACCCTGGACGATGTGACCGCTTCGGTCATCAACACCAACTTTGCTGGTGAAGCCGGTCTGGTGCCCTCGCGTGACGCCCTTGTGATGGAAGGCAGCGAATCCCCCTACGCCAACATCATTGTTGTGCGCAATGAAGACAAGGACAGCCCCAAGGCCAAGGCCCTTATGAAGGCCGTGCAGTCCCCCGAAGTGAAGGAATACATCCAGAAGAATCTGGTTGAACGCGGCATCGTGCCTGTGTTCTAA